The proteins below are encoded in one region of Antennarius striatus isolate MH-2024 chromosome 7, ASM4005453v1, whole genome shotgun sequence:
- the cnga3a gene encoding cyclic nucleotide-gated channel alpha-3 isoform X5 — MARLSYFFYMLWNWTNHRANPETQRHDSFLERFRGPDLKDITSRGSNAQSLGPNDTIRNRKKEIWIMDPAADLYYRWLSIIAVPVFYNLMMIVTRYRLFFTIHLIVCTEYEKNMWSLSSRSCFNELQDTYTKLWIVLDYSADAIYYMDTFVRSRTGYLEQGLLVKDSKKLRDKYKTTSQFKYDMVSMIPTDLLFLKFGFNNPEFRFNRLCKISRLFEFFERTETRTSFPNMFRISNLVLYILVIIHWNACMFFAISKTIGFGTDTWVYPNISHPEHGRLARKYIYSLYWSTLTLTTIGETPPPVRDVEFLFVISDFLTGVLIFASIVGNVGAMISNMNASRAEFQAKIDSIKQYMQFRKVTKDLEARVIKWFDYLWTEKKTCDEKEVLKNLPDKLKAEIAINVHLDTLKKVRIFQDCEAGLLIELVLKLQPQVFSPGDYICKKGDIGREMYIIKEGKLAVVADDGVTQFVVLSDGAYFGEISILGIKGSKAGNRRTANIRSVGYSDLFALSKDDLMESLTEYPDAKKALEEKGKAILMKDNLIDEAIANAGADPKDLEEKIVKLQTNLDVMQTKFAKLMAEVTSSQTRMKQRVTEMENKVKSVTPEDLSEVVADKDKRVQ; from the exons ATGGCCAG GCTGTCTTACTTCTTCTACATGCTGTGGAactggaccaatcacagagccaacCCTGAAACACAGAGACATGATTCTTTCCTCGAGCGCTTCAGAGGCCCTGATCTCAAAGATATCACCAGTCGAGGAAGCAACGCCCAGTCTCTGGGTCCCAATGACACCATTCGTAACAGAAA gAAAGAAATTTGGATTATGGATCCAGCTGCAGACCTGTACTACAGATGGCTGTCCATCATCGCAGTCCCAGTGTTTTATAACCTGATGATGATTGTAACGAGGTATCGTTTGTTCTTCACAATTCACTTAATAGTATGTAccgaatatgaaaaaaatatgtggTCTCTGTCTTCTAGATCCTGTTTTAATGAACTCCAGGACACATATACAAAACTCTGGATAGTCTTGGACTACAGCGCAGACGCCATCTACTACATGGATACCTTTGTCAGATCACGAACAG GTTATCTGGAACAAGGCCTGCTGGTAAAGGATTCCAAGAAACTGAgagataaatacaaaacaacCTCTCAGTTCAAGTACGATATGGTGTCAATGATCCCCACTGATCTGCTGTTTCTGAAATTTGGATTCAACAACCCAGAATTCAGATTCAATCGTCTTTGCAAAATCTCAAGGCTTTTTGAGTTCTTTGAGCGAACAGAAACCAGAACCAGCTTCCCCAACATGTTTCGAATCAGCAACCTCGTGCTCTATATCCTTGTTATTATCCACTGGAATGCTTGTATGTTCTTTGCCATTTCAAAAACCATCGGTTTTGGAACTGACACATGGGTATATCCCAACATCAGCCACCCGGAACACGGCCGCCTGGCCAGAAAGTACATCTACTCTCTGTATTGGTCCACCCTTACCCTCACCACCATCGGAGAGACGCCTCCACCAGTCAGGGATGTGGAATTcctttttgtcatttctgattTCCTCACTGGTGTGCTAATCTTTGCTAGTATTGTCGGTAATGTTGGTGCTATGATCTCCAACATGAATGCCTCTCGGGCAGAGTTCCAAGCAAAGATCGACTCCATAAAGCAGTACATGCAGTTTCGAAAGGTCACCAAAGACCTGGAGGCCAGGGTCATCAAGTGGTTTGACTACTTGTGGACTGAGAAGAAGACCTGTGATGAGAAGGAAGTTTTGAAGAACCTTCCAGACAAGCTCAAGGCTGAGATTGCCATTAACGTACATTTGGACACTCTAAAAAAAGTGCGTATTTTCCAAGATTGTGAAGCTGGTCTGCTGATTGAATTGGTGCTCAAGCTGCAGCCACAAGTGTTCAGTCCCGGAGATTACATATGTAAGAAGGGGGATATTGGCCGGGAGATGTATATCATCAAGGAAGGGAAGCTCGCTGTGGTGGCTGATGATGGGGTCACTCAGTTCGTCGTGCTCAGTGATGGTGCATACTTTGGGGAAATCAGTATCTTGGGAATCAAAGGTAGTAAAGCAGGCAACAGGAGAACAGCCAACATCAGAAGTGTGGGATACTCTGATCTCTTTGCCTTGTCCAAGGATGACTTGATGGAATCGCTCACTGAGTATCCAGATGCTAAAAAAGCTCTGGAGGAGAAGGGGAAAGCCATCCTGATGAAGGACAACCTGATTGATGAGGCGATCGCCAACGCTGGCGCTGACCCCAAAGATTTGGAGGAGAAAATTGTTAAGCTGCAGACCAACTTGGATGTCATGCAGACAAAGTTCGCCAAGCTGATGGCGGAGGTAACCTCCAGCCAGACAAGGATGAAGCAAAGGGTGACCGAGATGGAGAACAAGGTGAAATCCGTAACACCGGAGGATCTGTCAGAGGTGGTGGCCGACAAAGACAAAAGAGTGCAGTAA